A genomic stretch from Pectinophora gossypiella chromosome 13, ilPecGoss1.1, whole genome shotgun sequence includes:
- the LOC126371819 gene encoding zinc finger HIT domain-containing protein 3 produces the protein MNCVECSELSKYKCPTCVEPYCSVPCWKKHKSKPCAAPPPEPKTDLQEESITSYDFPTEDTVSPEKLSLLDQSADVKKCLENPHVRTILGILDKSPHPDELMQEYMLEPIFTEFVDACLKVVQPQGDKVG, from the exons atGAATTGTGTAGAATGTAGTGAATTATCAAAATACAAGTGCCCCACTTGTGTTGAACCATA CTGCTCAGTGCCTTGTTGGAAGAAACACAAATCGAAGCCATGCGCTGCCCCGCCGCCCGAACCTAAGACTGACCTTCAAGAAGAATCCATCACCAGTTATGATTTTCCCACAGAAGACACAGTGTCACCAGAGAAATTATcattattag ATCAATCAGCAGATGTAAAGAAATGTTTAGAGAATCCACATGTAAGAACTATACTAGGTATTCTAGACAAATCACCGCACCCAGATGAACTAATGCAAGAATACATGCTGGAGCCAATATTTACAGAATTTGTTGATGCTTGCCTAAAGGTTGTCCAACCTCAAGGTGATAAAGTTGGGTGA
- the LOC126371790 gene encoding uncharacterized protein LOC126371790 — protein MDRATSPKKKVKSPTLDTAFNFNFKTSITCTNVPEVLLEGNAAKKHFSKFGRVQKIRLYPKKRSIIVMYDLPMSVEKAVLNGGAYDGFMFDVTRTKARVRRRSKREEDPDWVPDSEVEQELSAMSGAPTYRVTRQKPMELESPSTSKPKLVKQVARPPVRSKLPVWEKKPVPPPTSSGRESPVVPTTQTSMSTVEAAAELNQLRFRVSVTPDEQWRTLDARDRILRAWGGAGSRLKIGGATIGTCPDMCPEKELLHRQAEHQVMTLETVPESDGQLEPWRAVKQYSRSSADQEIPMCYELRPARVLVRTCAYLLHEIADTQRQVSLADWFHFMWDRLRGIRKDIAQQALCCAESIWLVEMCARFHAHCAARLADLEHTQFDQKLNTDNLTKCLQTLKHMYADAGTDMKPCEAEFRGYIALLNLGDANFWWEIKQLPLDIQKSRDITFAMRVFNALDNNNYVRFFRLVKEQATYLQACILLRYFNDVRARALARIVKAYAPRGGSKYPAEDLIKSLSFESVESMKAFITHYGLRIAKDEYELSVILDRNQFIEDSEPYPIARAVKLIESKRKSTVGEVIAGGNLPNYNYTNHTLYTSFHKDGKLKESALIAEEQGYDTRNDSNKDVKSLKSEIQRLAQGGRTFGNIERTIEVKPTFKKPDASPGKSAYMFATPAANDITVQRSFSFKPAIQVAPTDVIKSSPEKIFGSDIKNVFSFSKPQDTMVSNNIFVAKDTGNLFKPPSGTNVFAAKPQESDNLFMRKSNENKDPFPNTQNLFKRSEEVNVFKKADSSKSIFGQVGIEANNGEVNKNLFSNETSQNVFGNKIFAKDNGEVSHEKHINIFAKAVNSQENATKSNSSNIFGVFNKPSAVSTTNSLFTKPDDAAQPKSIFAANGDVSPGTLFKSAINVENKTYSIFQSKNKTPSVADNIFNSVNAPQSTVFEFNQNDDEHNVPLKQQVANEEYLKQELERKLQERLREEGERIQELKRREEERQREDERRKEEERRKEEERRRQEEERRKQEELRRLEEKRRKEEERKQEELKRKLEEERKAEIRRLAEEAERQFKERVDKESAELTEELAKEVSDETVRQILKEEMEKMKNLISYAGEVTEEIWIELCDEISCSEITAEKIWTDKLKKKWFNVWKAQFHRNFKRRCLLDDTPVWLTDKTPVEEALRLRRSVENAALKNMNAIHRGYVFTGELRQLPAQEPYNVVEIIRSPLLKGMKLINYPYDKCFFWKVTLVSPGESKWLNKKIELEKWILDAFSDKKTHISDNLIRVEKQSWNHLMDFAISVSITSLQKKNDIGDALEGTNGIVFYTTETDNNFIHTIEETLKQKYPYHVVPVTVIMPKLTDSEIYNSIEQTLTNLKANYIISSFKIFILDSQNIYGSLNANTKSALKWIAKKYPQCPPLEVDYLKSICQRYLGNEIWHRLKSETDGRINNVLKDLHKLVKCYNLAVDKLTEVITNEDLFNYPAFPLEFKEYLDHTTPYPKPYEFIPTNARNSDNTSAIRDMMNKLKLPNPVSEFLPVDVPSMQNEMRKYCNQIGWFENTEQVVCKVVAKLPTPFAEVGMPCEEFTKYFEHYDLIDFLNILVYEKINRLQNFDSRFVVYERSCLEIYRNMLWLLETEIVSTMKHKVVEYEDDLDVFIENKRRKIAADSMEYLMLEDNDCTVVEENIKAVNKSISRYSDCKEAVKQLEEQIDLERQKSLELENLLKAALSNV, from the exons atggacCGAGCAACGAGTCCCAAAAAGAAAGTCAAAAGTCCGACTCTTGACACTGCTTTCAATTTCAACTTTAAAACCTCTATCAC ATGCACTAATGTCCCAGAAGTTCTATTAGAAGGTAATGCTGCTAAAAAACATTTTAGCAAGTTTGGCCGAGTGCAAAAGATCAGATTGTATCCAAAGAAACGGTCAATTATTGTAATGTATGATTTGCCGATGTCTGTAGAGAAGGCCGTACTAAATGGTGGTGCTTATGATGGCTTCATGTTCGACGTCACAAGAACAAAAGCAAGAGT GAGGAGACGTAGCAAGAGGGAAGAGGACCCAGACTGGGTGCCAGACTCTGAAGTAGAACAAGAGTTGTCAGCCATGAGCGGGGCTCCCACTTACAGAGTCACTCGGCAAAAAC CAATGGAACTTGAATCTCCAAGTACAAGCAAGCCAAAGCTTGTAAAACAGGTAGCAAGACCGCCAGTACGCAGCAAGCTTCCTGTATGGGAAAAGAAGCCTGTGCCTCC GCCAACATCTAGCGGCAGAGAGTCGCCAGTGGTACCAACAACACAGACTAGCATGAGCACGGTGGAAGCGGCTGCTGAACTAAACCAGCTACGGTTCCGTGTGTCCGTGACCCCTGACGAACAATGGCGGACGTTGGATGCTAGAGACAG GATTCTAAGGGCATGGGGTGGCGCGGGGTCGCGACTGAAGATAGGCGGCGCCACCATCGGCACGTGCCCAGACATGTGCCCAGAGAAGGAACTGCTGCACCGACAGGCCGAACATCAA GTGATGACCCTAGAGACGGTCCCCGAGTCAGACGGGCAGCTGGAGCCATGGCGCGCGGTGAAGCAGTACAGCCGCAGCTCGGCCGACCAGGAGATCCCCATGTGCTACGAGCTGCGGCCCGCGCGCGTGCTCGTGCGCACCTGCGCCTACCTGCTGCATGAGATCGCTGATACCCAGCGACAG GTGTCGCTGGCGGACTGGTTCCACTTCATGTGGGATCGCTTGCGCGGGATTCGTAAGGACATAGCACAGCAGGCTCTGTGTTGTGCCG AATCGATTTGGCTTGTAGAGATGTGTGCCCGCTTCCACGCGCACTGCGCCGCGCGCCTTGCAGACCTCGAGCACACACAGTTTGACCAGAAGCTGAACACTGACAACCTGACCAAATGTCTGCAAACATTGAAGCACATGTACGCAGACGCCGGCACCGACATGAAGCCGTGCGAGGCGGAGTTCCGAGGCTACATCGCTCTGCTCAATCTTGGTGACGCCAATTTCTGGTGGGAG ATTAAACAACTGCCGTTAGACATCCAAAAATCAAGGGATATAACTTTCGCCATGCGAGTATTTAACGCATTGGACAACAACAACTATGTCAGATTCTTCCGCCTGGTAAAGGAACAAGCTACATACTTGCAGGCCTGTATTCTGTTGAGGTACTTCAACGATGTGCGTGCTCGAGCTCTTGCAAGAATCGTCAAGGCGTACGCTCCCAGAGGTGGCTCTAAGTATCCTGCTGAAGATTTGATAAAATCCCTCAGCTTCGAGTCCGTCGAGAGTATGAAAGCTTTCATAACACACTACGGCTTACGTATAGCGAAAGACGAGTATGAACTCTCTGTAATACTTGATAGAAATCAGTTCATAGAAGACAGCGAGCCTTACCCAATCGCACGAGCGGTAAAACTCATAGAATCAAAGCGAAAAAGTACCGTCGGTGAAGTGATAGCTGGCGGAAACTTGCCAAACTATAATTATACCAATCACACACTCTATACTAGCTTCCACAAAGATGGTAAATTGAAAGAATCTGCTCTGATTGCTGAAGAGCAGGGATACGATACGCGAAATGATAGTAACAAAGATGTCAAGTCGTTAAAATCTGAAATCCAAAGACTTGCGCAAGGTGGAAGAACGTTTGGAAATATAGAAAGGACTATAGAAGTTAAACCTACTTTTAAGAAACCTGATGCAAGTCCTGGAAAATCCGCATACATGTTTGCAACGCCTGCGGCGAACGATATAACGGTACAAAGATCTTTTTCGTTCAAGCCTGCTATTCAAGTCGCTCCGACTGATGTCATTAAAAGCTCACCTGAAAAAATTTTTGGGAGCGACATCAAAAACGTATTTTCATTTTCTAAACCTCAAGATACAATGGTGTCAAATAACATATTCGTAGCAAAAGATACAGGAAACTTGTTCAAGCCTCCATCAGGGACTAACGTATTTGCTGCAAAACCTCAGGAAAGCGATAATTTGTTTATGCGAAAAAGTAATGAGAACAAAGATCCTTTTCCAAATACACAAAATTTATTCAAAAGGTCAGAAGAAGTAAATGTTTTCAAGAAAGCTGATAGTAGCAAATCAATATTTGGTCAAGTAGGCATTGAAGCCAACAACGGAGAAGTTAACAAGAACTTATTTTCAAATGAAACAAGCCAAAATgtatttggaaataaaatttttgCTAAAGATAATGGAGAAGTCAGTCATGAAAAACATATTAACATATTTGCAAAAGCTGTAAATTCTCAAGAAAATGCCACAAAAAGTAATTCATCAAACATATTTGGTGTCTTTAATAAGCCTAGTGCTGTTTCTACCACTAACAGTCTTTTTACCAAGCCAGATGATGCTGCTCAACCAAAATCGATATTTGCAGCAAATGGCGACGTATCGCCAGGTACGCTGTTCAAATCTGCAATCAATGTAGAAAACAAGACTTATTCAATCTTTCAAAGCAAAAATAAGACTCCATCTGTTGCAGACAATATATTTAATTCCGTAAATGCTCCTCAAAGTACTGTATTTGAGTTCAATCagaatgatgatgaacataatgtGCCACTAAAACAACAGGTTGCCAACGAAGAATATCTCAAACAAGAATTAGAGAGAAAGCTTCAAGAACGACTGAGAGAAGAGGGAGAAAGAATACAGGAATTAAAACGTCGAGAAGAAGAAAGACAAAGAGAGGACGAGAGACGAAAGGAGGAGGAACGGCGGAAAGAGGAAGAACGAAGAAGACAGGAGGAAGAACGCAGGAAGCAAGAGGAACTCAGAAGGCTCGAAGAAAAGCGACGTAAAGAGGAAGAAAGAAAGCAAGAGGAATTAAAGAGAAAActtgaagaagaaagaaaagcagAAATCAGAAGGCTAGCTGAAGAGGCAGAAAGACAATTCAAGGAGAGAGTTGACAAAGAATCTGCGGAACTTACGGAAGAATTAGCTAAAGAAGTCAGTGATGAAACTGTCAGACAAATACTTAAAGAAGAGATGGAGAAAATGAAGAACTTAATATCATACGCCGGTGAAGTAACAGAAGAAATATGGATAGAATTGTGTGATGAAATTAGTTGCTCTGAAATAACAGCTGAAAAAATCTGGACagacaaattaaaaaagaaatggttTAATGTTTGGAAGGCACAGTTTCATAGAAACTTTAAAAGAAGATGTCTTTTGGACGATACCCCAGTATGGTTAACTGATAAAACTCCTGTTGAAGAAGCGTTAAGATTACGGCGTTCAGTAGAAAATGCAGCCTTGAAAAACATGAATGCCATTCACAGGGGTTATGTATTTACTGGCGAATTACGACAATTACCTGCCCAGGAACCATATAACGTCGTGGAAATTATACGCTCTCCGCTCTTGAAGGGCATGAAACTAATCAATTATCCATATGACAAATGCTTTTTTTGGAAAGTCACGTTGGTTTCACCTGGCGAATCGAAGTGGCTCAATAAAAAGATAGAACTTGAAAAGTGGATACTTGATGCCTTTAGTGACAAAAAGACACACATATCTGACAATTTGATTCGTGTAGAAAAGCAGTCATGGAATCATTTAATGGATTTTGCTATATCGGTCAGTATAACAAGTCTTCAAAAGAAAAACGATATTGGTGATGCCTTGGAGGGTACTAATGGAATAGTATTTTACACTACAGAAACTGATAACAACTTCATTCATACAATAGAAGAAACGTTAAAGCAGAAGTATCCTTATCATGTTGTACCAGTAACAGTTATAATGCCGAAACTAACAGACAGCGAGATTTATAACTCCATTGAACAGACTTTGACTAATCTAAAAGCTAACTACATTATTTCAAGTTTCAAGATATTTATATTGGATTCTCAAAATATCTATGGTTCCTTGAATGCAAATACGAAAAGTGCACTGAAATGGATAGCAAAGAAATATCCACAATGTCCGCCACTTGAAGTAGATTATTTGAAATCAATTTGTCAAAGGTACCTTGGGAATGAAATATGGCACAGACTGAAATCAGAGACTGATGGTCgaattaataatgttttaaaagatTTGCATAAGCTTGTAAAGTGTTACAACCTTGCTGTAGACAAACTGACAGAAGTGATCACAAATGAAGATCTGTTCAATTACCCTGCCTTTCCACTGGAATTCAAAGAATATCTTGACCACACAACGCCATATCCTAAACCGTATGAATTCATACCTACAAATGCGAGAAACTCTGACAATACGTCGGCAATCAGGGATATGATGAATAAATTGAAACTCCCAAATCCTGTGTCAGAATTTCTACCTGTGGATGTTCCCAGTATGCAAAATGAAATGCGGAAATATTGTAATCAAATAGGATGGTTTGAGAACACTGAACAGGTTGTGTGTAAAGTTGTCGCAAAATTACCAACACCATTTGCTGAAGTTGGCATGCCATGCGAAGAATTCACCAAATATTTTGAGCATTATGATCTCATAGACTTTCTGAATATCTTGGTATATGAAAAAATTAATAGATTACAAAACTTTGACAGCAGATTTGTTGTGTATGAAAGATCATGTTTAGAAATTTATCGAAACATGCTCTGGTTATTGGAAACTGAAATAGTGTCCACTATGAAACACAAAGTTGTGGAATATGAAGATGATTTAGATGTGTTCATTGAAAACAAAAGACGTAAAATAGCTGCAGATTCAATGGAATATCTCATGTTAGAAGATAATGATTGTACAGTAgttgaagaaaatataaaagcTGTTAATAAAAGTATATCAAGATATAGTGATTGTAAGGAAGCTGTGAAACAGCTTGAGGAACAAATTGATTTAGAAAGACAGAAATCACTGGAATTAGAAAATTTGTTAAAAGCTGCCCTCTCTAATGTGTAA